One stretch of Glycine soja cultivar W05 chromosome 7, ASM419377v2, whole genome shotgun sequence DNA includes these proteins:
- the LOC114417697 gene encoding uncharacterized protein LOC114417697, with protein MEEGEKNLETMDFKRPRKLNFNAPLLSTKRLGFSGVADRSCLSNSLNSTVLNTSVPFSWEQAPGKPKTMERSDSIYDGDIDTPRLRPPPCLWHPLKEATKADNGALAFDQDDGCDADDDEDDDKQNDVFSDAVDVLSLSEASDIMQQSEAAHSDSKDGLRLKLSESNGGPSPTYMINRFLPDANALVASSSAHFSNDAKVCDNCSHEGYLKGSTRHSHATSPKGCGLEFLFSWLMKNKLCAIKSPVLPSFTNVQKHRYSSKHTKHRTSVHKPCTNVKDV; from the coding sequence ATGGAGGAAGGAGAGAAAAATTTGGAGACCATGGATTTTAAACGACCTAGAAAGCTAAACTTCAATGCACCTCTATTGTCAACAAAACGTTTAGGCTTTTCAGGTGTTGCAGATAGATCTTGCTTGTCAAACTCACTTAATAGTACAGTACTAAATACAAGTGTTCCATTTTCATGGGAACAAGCCCCAGGGAAGCCCAAAACCATGGAGAGGAGTGATAGCATCTATGATGGAGACATAGACACCCCTCGGCTAAGACCACCTCCTTGCCTCTGGCATCCACTAAAAGAAGCAACTAAAGCTGATAATGGTGCTCTTGCGTTTGATCAAGATGATGGTTGTGATGCTGACGACGATGAGGATGATGACAAGCAGAATGATGTGTTCTCAGATGCAGTGGATGTTCTATCACTATCAGAGGCATCAGACATTATGCAACAATCAGAGGCAGCTCATAGTGACAGCAAAGATGGTTTGAGATTAAAGCTTTCAGAGTCTAATGGTGGTCCATCTCCAACTTATATGATCAACCGTTTTCTCCCTGATGCCAATGCATTGGTTGCATCATCTTCTGCACATTTTTCCAATGATGCCAAAGTTTGTGATAATTGTAGTCATGAGGGTTATCTCAAAGGTTCCACTAGGCATTCACATGCTACTTCTCCAAAAGGTTGTGGCTTGGAATTTCTCTTCTCTTGGCTTATGAAGAATAAGCTTTGTGCTATAAAGAGTCCTGTCTTACCATCATTTACAAATGTGCAGAAGCATCGGTACAGTTCAAAACATACGAAACATCGTACGTCAGTCCATAAGCCCTGCACAAATGTTAAAGATGTTTGA